From Drosophila yakuba strain Tai18E2 chromosome 2L, Prin_Dyak_Tai18E2_2.1, whole genome shotgun sequence, one genomic window encodes:
- the LOC6526710 gene encoding uncharacterized protein LOC6526710, which translates to MTSMLDTPIVSIFDLMVERHIRLREELKDAVTNGTTPTRRPKAERGAADGKKSLPKPKPSPMKWPLPEEPEFMSPTPANAITAAHLTKKHTTLKIQPPIEKEVIKKLVEKMSNGPGKTRTVTPRHTQSSKKTSAKSSKTVVIAPRRRKVAGQGSFRVKPKLSKTSSTQLKRTPLSARRTEAAAKDASPQGKTKTKKNSTERTGPQMRNTRSVDPLGNADAPVSKRWRL; encoded by the coding sequence ATGACGTCCATGCTGGATACGCCGATAGTTTCCATCTTCGATTTGATGGTGGAACGGCACATAAGGCTGCGCGAGGAACTGAAAGACGCGGTCACAAATGGGACTACACCAACTCGTCGTCCAAAAGCAGAACGTGGAGCAGCCGACGGAAAGAAATCACTTCCTAAACCCAAACCAAGTCCAATGAAGTGGCCCTTGCCAGAAGAACCTGAATTCATGTCTCCGACACCGGCAAATGCCATCACTGCCGCGCATTTGACCAAGAAACATACTACCCTCAAGATCCAGCCACCGATCGAGAAGGAGGTGATCAAGAAACTGGTGGAGAAGATGTCCAATGGACCTGGCAAGACCAGGACCGTGACCCCCAGGCACACCCAGTCCAGCAAGAAGACCAGTGCCAAGTCCTCCAAGACGGTGGTCATAGCCCCTCGGAGAAGGAAAGTAGCCGGGCAAGGATCATTTCGCGTCAAGCCCAAGCTCAGCAAGACCAGTTCCACTCAGCTGAAGCGGACGCCTCTTTCTGCAAGAAGAACAGAAGCTGCGGCTAAGGATGCCAGTCCACAGGGCAAAACCAAGACCAAGAAGAACTCGACTGAGAGGACGGGTCCACAGATGCGAAATACCAGGTCAGTAGATCCCCTCGGCAATGCAGACGCTCCTGTCTCGAAGCGATGGCGTCTTTAG
- the LOC6526711 gene encoding protein Aster-B isoform X14 encodes MQIQSDKDYSCALQRDILVQGRLYVSQNYVCFHANIFSWETYLSIKWKDVTAITKEKTALVIPNAISISSGKDKYFFATFTSRDKSFLMLFRVWQNTLMNKQFSPQEIWKHVHTCYGDELGLTTDDEDYIDPTLNNDNEPDFDFQTAIDDDSNSQRQSQQSNQSNQSNPLLPQSGNSSASSGGGVRASAPRKSKTKYFFNSSKSSANASASGSDNNKTRESSRKLNKKMKQNAKELTLSSVKPAEQSVSVTMSAPSASSSSTAGSTTASSSTIANHTGSGSGSGSLSGSNTAAASGSGSDKMSAEKKVSTVSNSAAVAAATAAQSQASASSGSGSLESKLEIKRKLGKMHRQREEGKNAAESVPTDVSDSSDSEENNLPFVPTTECTSTHEGRQIVHTILPINVDTLFNLLFSKSKFITDFHAMRKSTDLVLGEWTKNEEGLQVRTVNVTVQLAASVGPKTSKVTEYQTQRECSKPGELYSIDVNSVNAGIPYADSFSVLIHFCLARTVDDHTMLSIHTQIKYKKSIWGVVKGFIEKNTWAGLEDFFGAQLHALQSETCIPPAKGKGRRPRRGMNQQSATSTSTTSITTGALHTATSTDNDSIQESRHSHQQEQHQHQHMHMHHHHHHHHGSQHHHHEPRHSHHHQPLLPHHHQHPHHWHHRKALLQSSRGTATQIRPLEEAVGPAPAGDPLETQMLSAGSIPGAAVGAAAGHPLLLEGGKQQQLHHQQQMHHHHLQPHKQHLQQQQLHLGGGDGQPLATGHGSQGHRLRHKGLWLLVILLLCLMLALNVILLLKLWRLEERIDVDLNRRARMPSLAALSELPSTNQEWLELLRDQEMAHENEWHKWQQVLQTAIELLKKVSIVCEKITNDSHLRQSIESMSMSMAGRTEF; translated from the exons ACTACTCGTGTGCCCTACAACGCGACATTCTGGTCCAGGGCCGACTGTATGTGTCGCAGAACTACGTCTGCTTCCACGCGAACATCTTCAGCTGGGAGACGTACTTGAGCATCAAGTGGAAGGATGTGACGGCCATTACCAAGGAGAAGACAGCACTGGTCATACCGAATGCCATTTCGATATCCAGCGGCAAGGACAAGTACTTCTTTGCCACGTTCACCTCGCGCGACAAGAGCTTCTTGATGCTCTTCCGCGTTTGGCAGAACACGCTGATGAACAAGCAGTTTTCGCCACAGGAGATTTGGAAACATGTGCACACCTGCTACGGCGACGAGCTGGGCCTGACCACCGACGACGAGGACTACATTGATCCCACGCTGAACAACGACAACGAGCCGGACTTCGACTTCCAGACGGCCATCGATGACGATAGCAACTCGCAGCGCCAGTCGCAACAGTCGAACCAATCCAACCAGTCGAATCCCCTGCTCCCCCAGAGCGGAAACAGCAGTgccagcagcggcggcggcgtccGTGCCTCTGCCCCCCGCAAGTCGAAGACGAAATATTTCTTCAATTCCTCCAAGTCATCGGCCAACGCCTCGGCCAGCGGATCGGATAACAATAAGACCAGGGAGAGCTCTCGCAAATTGAACAAGAAGATGAAACAGAATGCCAAGGAGCTGACACTTAGCTCCGTGAAACCGGCGGAGCAGTCGGTGAGCGTCACCATGAGCGCTCccagcgccagcagcagcagcacagcgGGCTCCACCactgcctcctcctccaccattGCCAATCACACGGGCTCTGGCTCCGGATCGGGTTCTCTGTCGGGTTCAAATACGGCGGCAgccagcggcagtggcagcgacaAAATGAGTGCGGAGAAGAAGGTTAGTACGGTTTCTAACTCGGCCGCAGTGGcggctgcaacagcagcccaATCACAGGCCAGTGCCAGTTCCGGGTCAGGATCATTGGAGTCCAAGCTGGAGATAAAGCGAAAGCTGGGAAAAATGCATCGCCAACGCGAGGAGGGCAAAAATGCTGCCGAGAGTGTGCCCACAGATGTATCCGACTCGTCTGATTCCGAGGAGAACAATTTGCC ATTTGTGCCCACCACAGAGTGCACTTCGACGCACGAGGGCCGCCAGATCGTGCACACCATTCTGCCAATTAACGTGGACACCTTGTTTAATCTACTGTTCAGCAAGTCCAAATTCATAACTGACTTCCATGCCATGCGCAAGTCAACGGACCTCGTGTTGGGCGAGTGGACCAAGAACGAGGAGGGCCTGCAAGTGCGCACAGTGAACGTCACCGTTCAATTGGCCGCCTCTGTGGGACCCAAGACCTCAAAG GTAACCGAGTACCAAACGCAGCGAGAGTGTAGCAAACCGGGCGAACTGTATTCCATAGACGTAAATAGTGTTAATGCAGGCATTCCATACGCGGACAGTTTCAGTGTGCTCATACACTTCTGCCTGGCCAG AACTGTCGATGATCACACTATGCTCTCAATTCACACCCAGATCAAGTACAAGAAGTCGATCTGGGGCGTGGTCAAGGGCTTCATTGAGAAGAACACGTGGGCGGGCCTGGAGGACTTCTTTGGCGCCCAATTGCATGCGCTCCAGAGCGAGACCTGCATTCCACCTGCCAAGGGAAAGGGACGGAGGCCGAGGAGAG GCATGAATCAGCAATCCGCCACATCCACGTCGACCACCTCCATCACGACAGGTGCCCTCCATACAGCCACAAGTACGGACAATGACAGCATCCAAGAGTCGCGACATTCCCATCAGCAGGaacagcatcagcaccagcacatgcacatgcaccatcatcatcaccatcaccacgGTAgtcagcatcatcatcacgAACCCAGGCACTCCCACCATCATCAGCCTCTGCTTCCCCATCATCACCAGCATCCTCATCACTGGCATCACCGTAAGGCTCTACTGCAGTCCAGCAGAG GTACCGCCACCCAAATTCGCCCTCTGGAGGAGGCAGTTGGTCCGGCCCCAGCCGGTGATCCCCTGGAGACCCAAATGCTGTCCGCGGGTAGCATTCCTGGGGCGGCAGTCGGCGCCGCCGCCGGTCATCCGCTGCTGCTCGAGGGCggcaagcagcagcagctccaccaccagcagcaaatGCACCATCACCACCTACAGCCGCACAAGCAGCAcctacagcagcagcagttgcatcTGGGCGGCGGCGACGGCCAGCCTCTGGCAACGGGTCATGGGTCACAGGGTCACAGACTTAGACACAAGGGCTTGTGGTTGTTGGTTATACTCTTGCTGTGCTTGATGCTGGCATTAAATGTGATATTATTACTTAAGCTCTGGAGGCTGGAGGAACGCATTGACGTGGATCTCAATCGGCGGGCCCGCATGCCCAGTTTGGCGGCCTTGAG TGAGCTGCCGAGCACGAATCAGGAATGGCTGGAACTGCTGCGCGACCAGGAGATGGCGCACGAGAATGAGTGGCACAAGTGGCAACAGGTGCTCCAAACTGCCATCGAGCTGCTGAAAAAGGTGAGCATTGTCTGCGAAAAGATCACCAACGATAGCCACCTGCGTCAGAGCATCGagtcgatgtcgatgtcgatggcGGGGCGCACTGAATTCTAA